A stretch of DNA from Chitinivibrionales bacterium:
CTTACCTTCCAAAGCGATTTTTTCGAGGGTAACCGGATTAAGACGAGTCATAACCAGATTGCCTTTTTTATCCTTTTTGTATACAACATTGCCGCCCTGCTTTTTGACCGGAATAGGCACGCCGTTTTCGGAACCGATACCGACGGTATAAATTTTTACTCCCTTATCCGCAGCTTTTTTCGCTGCTTTTATCGATTCACCTTCATGATCTTCGCCGTCGGAAAGAACTATCAACACCTTGTGTTTCCTGGCTTTGGAATGATAGGCTTCATTGGCATGTTCGATCGCCGATGCCAGGGCGGTACCCTGGATCGGAATCCAGTCGGTTTCCACGACGTCTAAAAACAGCTTTGCAGCACCATAGTCGAGTGTCAAGGGACATTGTACAAAGCTTTCACCGGCAAATACAACAAGTCCCACTCGATCGCCCTGGCATAAATCGATGAATTTGGCGATTTCATATTTTGCCCTTTTAAGACGGTTCGGCGCAATGTCTTCGGCAAGCATGCTTTTGGAAATGTCGAGCGCTATGATAATGTCGACACCTTTGCGCTCCATCAATTCCATTTTCGCTCCGAATCGCGGTCGGACCAGGGCTAAAACAAGGAAAAAGAAAAAGACGATAAAGAATATCCATTTAAGCAGTTGCCGTGAAAAGCGCATGTTCGGTGCAAGACGAGGCATCAACGACGATGATGCAAACCGTTTAAGCGCCTGCTGTTTCAGCTGCCAGGCCCAGATAAAAAAGCCCACCAGGATCGGTATACCCAGGAGAAGCCAGAAAAAATGCGGGCTGCCGAATCTCATTGGCCCGACTCCTCAGGCAATGGTGTTACCGGTGTGCAGACTGTTATATGCTG
This window harbors:
- a CDS encoding VWA domain-containing protein, which encodes MRFGSPHFFWLLLGIPILVGFFIWAWQLKQQALKRFASSSLMPRLAPNMRFSRQLLKWIFFIVFFFFLVLALVRPRFGAKMELMERKGVDIIIALDISKSMLAEDIAPNRLKRAKYEIAKFIDLCQGDRVGLVVFAGESFVQCPLTLDYGAAKLFLDVVETDWIPIQGTALASAIEHANEAYHSKARKHKVLIVLSDGEDHEGESIKAAKKAADKGVKIYTVGIGSENGVPIPVKKQGGNVVYKKDKKGNLVMTRLNPVTLEKIALEGKGKYFHAGTNLDLEVIYEEIMKMEKKDLGMNKMTIYEERYQWLLFIALLFLCVEFFIPERVRKKGEWHGRY